A genomic region of Alkalispirochaeta americana contains the following coding sequences:
- a CDS encoding STAS domain-containing protein, whose amino-acid sequence MAKVEMQDQDGLRTVVVQGGVTIGDVDELYQILGEALDQKEGTLLRVDTRGVTFAELPFVQLLLALVREASARSIPLDLTSAAGAVFEEALHELGCTQFFRPAGEGSSRPGGQREDRT is encoded by the coding sequence ATGGCAAAGGTTGAAATGCAGGACCAGGATGGTCTTCGGACGGTTGTGGTTCAGGGCGGTGTGACAATCGGCGATGTGGACGAGCTCTACCAAATCCTTGGCGAAGCTCTGGATCAGAAAGAGGGCACGTTGCTCCGGGTAGATACCCGGGGCGTCACCTTTGCAGAGCTTCCCTTCGTCCAGCTCCTTCTTGCGCTGGTGCGGGAGGCCTCGGCCCGCTCGATCCCGCTCGACTTGACCTCTGCGGCGGGAGCTGTCTTTGAGGAGGCTCTTCATGAGTTGGGGTGCACCCAGTTCTTCCGACCCGCCGGGGAAGGATCATCCCGGCCCGGCGGACAGAGAGAGGACAGAACATAA
- a CDS encoding chemotaxis protein CheA yields the protein MDFSSEPFCIETRELLKKLEQDLVTLEENPRDEELLNRIFRNVHTMKGSGSMFGFENISEQAHVMESVFDSLRSGALQVTKEIIDASFEGLDRIEVMLDDPDCRADTGRWRDILDLLPSRTEEQPPLAEAAGGSASPDSSRGGALQDGSGRPGLEKQDQRKRKKGPLTVFHIRLRPKESALQSGNSVIPLFRELAELGELLIFANDRRLPAWKELKPTHCYIDFDILLSSTAVKETVEEVFIFIAAHSAVEVTPVAFVEEGDDPPRLGEILQRRCNLSEEHVEKLLEEQKKNKRLGELAIEKGYARESDVAVSLEAQNFFKDQHKKHQQKVQSSSLMVPDHKINSAVNLVGELVTLKERLLRRASELKDPALNTIAENLNFLTGDLREGIMEMRLVPLQDTFVSFRRLVRDISQDMGKKVDLQVEGGDTELDKNVIDVLKSSLVHMIRNSVDHGIESPEERVAAGKSPVGEILLRAQYVGSQVQIEVCDDGRGINLEKVRKKAVERGVLPPEAELKMEEVLSILAAPGFSTADQVSSVSGRGVGTDAVLTEVERLSGQLFLESEQGRGSTFTIRLPLTLAIIDSLLVRLDRKFFTIHLNDVKECFILRDAPALLGQGQQVINHEGHPLPLVNLRRHMKMGGDVPDIANVVVVDSGSQRAGIVVDQIMGQSQVVIKPLNGAVRTVPEISGSTILGDGSISFILDVPRMITGLYAPR from the coding sequence ATGGATTTTTCCAGCGAACCCTTTTGTATCGAAACACGGGAGCTTCTGAAAAAGCTCGAGCAGGATCTGGTTACCCTTGAAGAGAATCCCCGGGACGAGGAATTGCTGAATCGGATTTTCCGCAACGTTCATACCATGAAGGGATCGGGGAGTATGTTCGGGTTTGAGAACATATCGGAACAGGCCCACGTCATGGAGAGCGTCTTCGATTCACTCCGCTCGGGGGCGCTCCAGGTAACAAAGGAGATCATCGACGCATCCTTTGAGGGGCTGGATCGGATAGAGGTCATGCTGGACGATCCGGATTGCAGGGCCGACACCGGAAGATGGAGGGATATTCTGGATCTCCTCCCCTCCAGGACAGAGGAGCAGCCCCCCCTGGCGGAGGCTGCCGGGGGATCGGCCTCGCCCGATTCTTCCCGGGGCGGGGCGTTGCAAGACGGGTCGGGCAGGCCCGGTCTGGAAAAGCAGGATCAACGAAAGAGGAAAAAGGGCCCGTTAACGGTCTTTCATATCCGCCTCCGGCCAAAGGAGTCGGCTCTCCAGAGCGGTAATAGCGTGATCCCGCTCTTTCGGGAACTGGCCGAGCTGGGCGAGCTATTGATCTTCGCCAACGATCGTCGTCTTCCTGCCTGGAAGGAGCTGAAACCGACCCACTGCTATATCGACTTCGATATACTCCTTTCCTCCACGGCGGTGAAGGAAACCGTGGAGGAGGTGTTCATCTTTATTGCGGCCCACAGCGCCGTGGAGGTGACGCCCGTGGCCTTTGTGGAGGAAGGGGATGACCCGCCACGGCTGGGTGAGATTCTCCAGAGACGGTGCAATCTCTCGGAAGAGCACGTGGAAAAACTTCTGGAAGAACAGAAAAAAAACAAGCGCCTGGGAGAGCTGGCAATAGAGAAGGGTTACGCACGGGAAAGCGATGTGGCCGTTTCCCTGGAGGCTCAGAACTTTTTCAAGGATCAGCACAAGAAACATCAACAGAAGGTGCAGTCCTCGTCCCTGATGGTTCCCGATCACAAAATAAACAGCGCCGTTAATCTGGTGGGTGAGCTGGTAACGCTCAAGGAACGGCTTCTTCGCCGGGCCTCGGAGCTGAAAGATCCCGCTTTGAACACTATCGCGGAGAACCTGAACTTCCTCACGGGAGATCTCCGCGAGGGGATTATGGAGATGCGTCTGGTGCCGCTCCAGGACACCTTTGTAAGCTTTCGGCGACTGGTGCGGGATATCTCCCAGGATATGGGTAAAAAAGTGGATCTCCAGGTAGAAGGGGGCGACACGGAGCTGGACAAGAATGTGATCGATGTTCTCAAGTCGTCGCTGGTGCACATGATCCGCAATAGTGTCGATCATGGGATTGAATCTCCCGAGGAACGGGTTGCTGCAGGAAAGTCTCCTGTGGGAGAGATCCTGCTCCGGGCCCAGTACGTAGGGTCCCAGGTGCAGATAGAGGTTTGCGACGATGGTCGGGGGATCAATCTGGAGAAGGTTCGGAAAAAAGCTGTCGAGCGGGGTGTTCTTCCTCCCGAGGCGGAGTTGAAAATGGAGGAGGTTCTCTCGATCCTGGCTGCTCCCGGGTTTTCTACGGCCGATCAGGTCTCCTCGGTATCGGGCCGGGGAGTTGGAACCGACGCAGTTCTCACCGAAGTGGAGCGTTTGTCGGGGCAACTGTTCCTGGAGTCCGAGCAGGGCCGGGGGTCTACCTTCACAATCCGTCTGCCCCTCACCCTTGCCATCATTGACAGCCTCCTGGTTCGTCTGGACCGGAAGTTTTTCACCATCCACCTGAACGATGTGAAGGAATGTTTTATCCTTCGCGATGCCCCGGCCCTGCTGGGTCAGGGACAGCAGGTTATAAACCACGAGGGACATCCCTTGCCGCTGGTGAACTTGCGCAGACACATGAAGATGGGAGGAGATGTTCCCGACATCGCCAATGTGGTGGTGGTTGATTCGGGATCACAACGGGCGGGAATCGTGGTTGACCAGATCATGGGGCAAAGTCAGGTGGTGATAAAGCCCCTGAACGGGGCGGTCCGCACCGTTCCCGAGATCAGCGGGTCCACCATCCTGGGAGACGGCAGTATCTCCTTTATTCTGGACGTGCCCCGGATGATCACGGGGCTCTATGCACCCCGGTGA
- a CDS encoding GGDEF domain-containing protein, giving the protein MVSAQNTATEDLIRLSFFTDMARDIAAATTLEATLQQVMKHIGNVFAPRNWSLLLKDNQTGEMVFAVAIGGENVAALRGKRLPPGTGIVGWIADNRQPLIIEDVSRDARFDPSIDELTKFKTKSIIGVPLIARNRVFGVIELINKVNGEAFTALDMKVLCTIADFAAIAIEKAYYFRALRRAALEDCLTGLQNRRSLGRTLEREIRRCTRTGAPLAALLIDLDQFKAINDSWGHAAGDMVLQHLASILKESVRETDFVSRYGGDEFIVVMPETDQSGAAEARRRLEEALERGKGQAPVPYSVSIGVYSGTPASPEELFQGADIHLYSEKDRKRETSLDELSEHIIEFMDEACSSERSS; this is encoded by the coding sequence ATGGTCTCTGCACAGAATACCGCCACGGAAGACCTCATTCGTCTGAGCTTCTTCACCGACATGGCCCGGGATATCGCTGCCGCTACCACTCTGGAGGCAACGCTCCAGCAGGTAATGAAGCATATTGGCAACGTCTTTGCCCCCCGCAACTGGTCGCTCCTGCTGAAAGACAATCAAACCGGGGAGATGGTCTTCGCCGTAGCGATCGGCGGCGAAAACGTCGCTGCCCTTCGGGGAAAGCGGCTTCCCCCGGGAACGGGGATCGTGGGCTGGATTGCTGATAACCGTCAACCTCTGATAATCGAGGATGTCTCCCGGGATGCCCGTTTCGATCCGTCCATCGACGAACTCACCAAGTTCAAGACAAAGAGCATCATCGGGGTGCCGCTGATTGCGCGGAATCGGGTCTTTGGGGTAATTGAACTGATCAACAAGGTCAACGGCGAGGCCTTCACCGCCCTGGATATGAAGGTGCTCTGCACAATCGCCGATTTTGCCGCAATCGCAATCGAGAAGGCCTATTATTTCAGAGCCCTCCGCCGGGCTGCCCTGGAGGATTGCCTCACGGGGCTTCAGAACCGCCGGAGCCTGGGGCGCACCCTGGAGCGGGAGATCCGGCGATGCACGCGAACAGGGGCTCCCCTGGCGGCCCTCCTGATCGATCTGGATCAGTTCAAGGCTATCAACGATTCCTGGGGGCACGCTGCCGGCGACATGGTCCTGCAGCACCTGGCCTCAATTCTGAAAGAATCGGTCCGTGAAACAGACTTTGTATCGCGCTATGGAGGGGATGAGTTCATCGTGGTCATGCCCGAGACCGATCAGTCAGGAGCAGCCGAGGCCAGAAGGCGGCTGGAAGAGGCCCTGGAACGGGGAAAGGGGCAGGCCCCCGTTCCCTACAGCGTCAGCATTGGCGTCTACTCCGGAACCCCGGCGTCACCGGAAGAACTCTTCCAGGGAGCCGATATCCACCTCTACAGCGAGAAAGACCGGAAACGGGAAACGAGCCTGGACGAATTGAGCGAGCACATCATCGAGTTTATGGACGAGGCCTGCTCCAGCGAGCGCTCTTCCTGA